A stretch of Cytophagales bacterium DNA encodes these proteins:
- a CDS encoding DUF1826 domain-containing protein: protein MPEDDLMLTEERQYPNAICGTQTELLEEIHQKENSIAIYQRDIQALDYELSRIIHKDITHKGSGTLEEIASGLASFFGQELPQCERLPLDILNLVRLFDDVVKGESYRLLFSTVSGNMCRKFHTDINDLRLICTYFGEGTLWVAEDESSKVKEDDSINDEYIHQANAGDVLILKGALHPEGNPVLHRSPAIEENGSRRLLLRLDTNNLLEF, encoded by the coding sequence ATGCCAGAAGACGACCTTATGCTGACAGAAGAACGACAATATCCCAATGCCATCTGTGGAACACAAACTGAGCTTTTGGAAGAAATTCATCAAAAGGAAAATAGCATTGCTATCTACCAGCGCGACATCCAGGCACTTGACTATGAGTTGTCAAGAATCATCCATAAGGATATTACCCATAAAGGGAGTGGAACATTGGAAGAAATTGCTTCTGGCCTGGCCTCATTTTTCGGTCAGGAACTACCTCAATGTGAAAGATTGCCTTTAGATATTTTGAATCTTGTTAGGCTCTTCGATGACGTGGTGAAAGGTGAATCTTATCGTCTGCTATTTTCGACAGTGAGCGGTAACATGTGTCGAAAATTCCATACAGACATCAATGATTTGAGGCTGATCTGTACCTATTTCGGAGAAGGAACGCTATGGGTTGCTGAAGATGAATCTTCGAAAGTGAAAGAAGACGATTCAATCAATGATGAATACATTCATCAGGCGAATGCAGGTGATGTCCTCATATTGAAAGGGGCACTTCATCCGGAAGGAAATCCTGTCTTACATCGGAGCCCAGCTATCGAAGAAAATGGTAGTAGACGTCTTCTACTTAGACTCGATACCAATAACCTGCTTGAGTTTTAA
- a CDS encoding protein disulfide isomerase family protein, translating into MQLIDSNQNRFIRNRSETMPLKSLTMMLLIVTILGVSCRKASTDSATEETSVTFYEELAIPDFTIATIQDSTGFSFSSVAQNELVLIKYFSPDCDHCQQEAQAIVSKKDSLRNIKMIWVAGEWASLTAVEEFAETYQLEQLNPLVIGKDAFHDLGPFYEITGVPFTAVYRDNQLIKEYRGSIDFDELIGINDGTYTPEPMVPEL; encoded by the coding sequence ATGCAATTAATTGATTCAAATCAAAATAGGTTTATCAGAAACCGCTCAGAGACAATGCCACTCAAGAGTTTAACTATGATGTTGCTCATCGTCACAATTTTAGGCGTTAGTTGTAGAAAGGCATCAACAGATAGCGCAACCGAAGAGACATCTGTTACATTTTATGAAGAGCTCGCGATTCCTGATTTCACAATTGCAACTATTCAAGACAGTACCGGTTTCAGTTTTTCCAGTGTAGCTCAAAATGAATTGGTACTCATTAAGTATTTCAGCCCGGATTGTGACCATTGTCAGCAAGAAGCGCAAGCCATTGTATCAAAGAAAGATAGCTTGCGAAATATCAAGATGATCTGGGTGGCTGGCGAGTGGGCGAGTTTGACTGCTGTAGAGGAATTCGCTGAAACTTATCAATTAGAACAGCTCAACCCTCTTGTCATTGGTAAAGATGCATTCCATGATCTCGGACCATTTTACGAGATAACTGGTGTCCCTTTTACTGCGGTTTATAGAGACAATCAATTGATCAAAGAATACCGTGGATCAATCGATTTTGATGAATTGATTGGTATCAATGATGGTACATACACGCCTGAACCTATGGTGCCTGAATTATAA